The genomic window TATAAAGATACTATAAAAAGTATTATAGGAAAAGTTAAACCTCTTTCTCAAGACTAAATTAGAGTTAATAAAAACTAAAAGTTTAAAAGATTCTGCTTTTTTAATAGTAAAATGAAACCGTTTAGAGCCAAATTAGAGGATAATTTAAGGATTTTCAGTTGGTATGTAGATCATGGTTTATTTAAAATTATCAGTTTATTTAAAAATAAAAAAATTCCTCAAGAGGTAAATAAAATAATAATTGTTGAATTTAAATATATTGGGGATATAGTTGTTTTAACGCCTGCTATTAAAGCCTTAAAAGAAAAATTTAATTCTGCTAAAATAGATATAATTATTCCAGAAGGAATGAAGGGCCTTCTAGAGAATAATCCAAACATAAATAAAATAATTGAATTAAATCCCCTTAATTATAATTCTGATGAACTTTCTCAAAGATTATTAAAAGAGAAATATGATTTAGGAATATTATTTCATTCTGGAAGCTATAAACTTAGTAAAGTTTTGAAAGATGCAGGTGTAAAATTTAGAATTGGATGCACAAGGCAAGGGGTTACAGAAGGCAAAGGCTTTTTCTTAAATAATAAAACTAAACCAACATTTAAATGGAAACACAAGGTAGAAGATAATTTAGATGTAATTAAAAACTTGGGAATTAATGCAATTCAGAAAAAAACTGAGTTGTTTGTTGATTTAATATTAAAAAATAAAATAAATTCAAGTTTAGCTAAAGGACCTAATAAAGTTGTTCTTATTCACCCCATTCCACAACATAAAAGTCATGAATGGGTTCCTGAAAGATTTTCAGAGCTGATTAAAGAATTAGTTAGATTAAATTATAAAGTTGCGATAAGTGGAAGTAAAAAAGATAATACTAAAGTAAATAATATTCTTAATAGATTAGATAAAATAACAAAAAAGCAAGTAATTAATTTTTCAGGTAAATTAAACTTGAAAGGTCTCATTGCTTTGGCTAGCTGTGCAGATTATGTGATAAGTGTAGATACAGGAACTATGCATATTGCTGCAGCATTAGATAAACCTGTAATCTCATTATTTGGAGCTGGAAACCCTAAAATTTGGCATCCTTATACTGAAAAACAAATTTCAATATTTAAAGATAAAGAAGTTTGTACTTCTTGTATGAAACATAAATGTTTTAGAAAAGGTAAAA from Candidatus Woesearchaeota archaeon includes these protein-coding regions:
- a CDS encoding glycosyltransferase family 9 protein; translated protein: MKPFRAKLEDNLRIFSWYVDHGLFKIISLFKNKKIPQEVNKIIIVEFKYIGDIVVLTPAIKALKEKFNSAKIDIIIPEGMKGLLENNPNINKIIELNPLNYNSDELSQRLLKEKYDLGILFHSGSYKLSKVLKDAGVKFRIGCTRQGVTEGKGFFLNNKTKPTFKWKHKVEDNLDVIKNLGINAIQKKTELFVDLILKNKINSSLAKGPNKVVLIHPIPQHKSHEWVPERFSELIKELVRLNYKVAISGSKKDNTKVNNILNRLDKITKKQVINFSGKLNLKGLIALASCADYVISVDTGTMHIAAALDKPVISLFGAGNPKIWHPYTEKQISIFKDKEVCTSCMKHKCFRKGKRNMECMKAITIQDILSAFERIKSLT